A section of the Oryzias melastigma strain HK-1 linkage group LG14, ASM292280v2, whole genome shotgun sequence genome encodes:
- the mpp1 gene encoding 55 kDa erythrocyte membrane protein, translating to MTLKYNKTEPVLIQEPVTSIRTALSDLYLEQLLQNKPKVDKAAMQTFENKGADVYTNGCAGHTNGTELTRMKEVVFEKSASEPMGVTLKLNDKQRCTVARILHGGMIHRQGSLHEGDEIAEINGNSVANHSVDHLQKILKETNGVVTMKIIPKMQNRSRVCEMYMRAQFDYDPAKDDLIPCKEAGLKFSTGDIIQIINKQDPNWWQGRVESSAVDFAGLIPSPELQEWRVASKSKAKGGNPSCSPFGKKKKCKDKYLAKHSSIFDQLDVISYEEVVQLPAFQRKTLVLIGAPGVGRSHIKNSLLTKYSDKFSYPAPHTTRPQRKDEESGKEYFFISNDVMTKCITGNELLEYGSFQGYMFGTKFETIQKIHEQGKIAVLDIEPQTLKLVRTADFAPLVVFIAPTNSATQTENLQMIQKESDAILSTYGHFFDVVLVNNDVDESVKGVEEAIERATSTPQWVPVSWVY from the exons ATGAcgttaaaatacaataaaaccgAGCCCGTGCTGATACAGGAGCCGGTGACCAGCATCCGGACAGCCCTTTCTGATCTCTACCTGGAGCAGCTCCTCCAGAACAAACCGAAGGTGGACAAG GCAGCGATGCAGACCTTCGAGAACAAGGGGGCTGACGTTTACACCAACGGTTGTGCCGGACACACGAACGGCACCGAGCTGACCAGGATGAAGGAAGTGGTTTTTGAGAAAAGCGCCTCAGAGCCGATG GGGGTCACTCTGAAGCTCAACGACAAACAGCGGTGCACCGTGGCCAGAATACTGCACGGAGGGATGATCCACCGGCAAG GGTCTCTACACGAAGGAGATGAAATTGCAGAAATTAACGGCAACAGTGTCGCGAACCATAGCGTAGACCATCTTCAGAAGATTCTA AAAGAAACAAATGGAGTGGTGACAATGAAGATCATCCCCAAAATGCAAAATCGCTCCAGAGTCTGTGAG ATGTACATGAGGGCGCAGTTTGATTACGACCCCGCCAAAGACGACCTCATCCCCTGCAAAGAGGCCGGCTTGAAGTTCAGCACCGGAGACATCATCCAGATCATCAACAAGCAGGACCCTAACTGGTGGCAGGGCCGAGTGGAGAGCAGCGCTGTGGACTTTGCAGGGTTGATACCCTCCCCTGAGCTCCAAGAATG gcgGGTGGCCAGTAAAAGCAAAGCCAAGGGGGGGAATCCGTCTTGTAGCCcatttggaaagaaaaagaagtgcaAAGACAAGTACTTAGCTAAACACAGCTCTA TTTTTGACCAGCTGGATGTGATTTCCTACGAGGAAGTGGTACAGCTTCCTGCCTTTCAGAGGAAGACGCTGGTGCTCATCG GTGCACCCGGTGTGGGAAGGAGCCACATCAAAAACTCGCTGTTGACGAAATACTCTGACAAGTTTTCCTACCCCGCGCCAC ACACCACCAGACCCCAGCGGAAGGATGAGGAGAGCGGGAAGGAATATTTCTTCATCTCCAACGACGTCATGACCAAGTGCATCACTGGGAATGAGCTGCTGGAGTACGGCAGCTTCCAGGGATACATGTTTGGGACGAAATTTGAGACCATCCAAAAGATTCACGAACAGGGGAAAATAGCCGTGTTGGATATTGAACCTCAG ACCCTGAAACTGGTTCGGACTGCTGATTTTGCTCCTTTAGTGGTGTTCATCGCTCCAACCAACTCTGCCACACAG ACGGAAAACCTGCAGATGATCCAGAAAGAGTCGGACGCCATCCTGAGCACATACGGACATTTCTTTGACGTGGTTCTCGTCAACAACGACGTAGATGAAAGCGTCAAAGGCGTGGAGGAGGCCATCGAGAGGGCCACCTCCACCCCACAGTGGGTGCCCGTGTCGTGGGTGTACTGA
- the vamp2 gene encoding vesicle-associated membrane protein 2, giving the protein MSAPAAGGAPAPEGGNQPPNLTSNRRLQQTQAQVDEVVDIMRVNVDKVLERDQKLSELDDRADALQAGASQFETSAAKLKNKYWWKNAKMMIILGVICVIILIVIIVYFST; this is encoded by the exons AT GTCTGCCCCAGCTGCCGGAGGAGCCCCCGCACCAGAGGGAGGGAATCAACCTCCCAACCTCACCAGCAATCGCCGTCTCCAGCAGACACAGGCGCAGGTGGATGAG GTGGTGGACATCATGCGTGTGAACGTGGATAAGGTTCTGGAGCGTGATCAGAAGCTGTCAGAGCTGGACGACAGGGCCGACGCCCTGCAGGCTGGAGCCTCTCAGTTTGAGACCAGCGCTGCAAAACTGAAGAATAAGTACTGGTGGAAGAACGCCAAG ATGATGATTATCCTGGGTGTGATATGTGTGATTATCCTCATCGTCATTATTG TGTACTTCAGTACCTAA
- the pcolcea gene encoding procollagen C-endopeptidase enhancer a has product MHAFCICGLLLAAVGWTTAQQVNQTRPVFLCGGDLVAESGFVGSEGFPSSYKANSRCTWRITVPEGRVVTLNFRLFDLEADSQCRYDYLDVYGSHSALGKKLGRFCGTFRPGNLISSTNTMMLEMVTDGETQSTGFVAFFKATQPYESQICGGKMTKSQGEIKTPNWPDGKYPLGVSCSWLVTVSPDEVIQVKFEKFVLEGDSECRFDFVAFFNGKDTDDSRLIGKFCGDQTPETIITSTNELLVQFVSDYSVPSDGFLASYTSLPRGSQPPAVGSGARPVPSKPVVRPVATVKPPIPTTTTTAPPPPTKPVRTNQRNRGQDRRVTPPRPNGKKPNPQNPPCPKTCKRNGTVKTSFCASEFVITGQVTSMGPGPRGTLVINVTLIKAFKAGRLTITQVGETMAVKLVSRCKKCPLFRRGGSYIIMGQVDEEGRGTLEPGAFTAPYKAPHQNLLMNISRQPC; this is encoded by the exons ATGCATGCTTTCTGCATCTGCGGACTCCTGCTCGCCGCAGTGGGATGGACGACGGCCCAGCAGGTCAACCAAACCAG GCCCGTGTTCCTGTGTGGAGGAGACCTGGTTGCAGAATCCGGTTTTGTCGGCAGTGAAGGTTTCCCGAGCTCCTACAAAGCCAACAGCAGATGCACCTGGCGCATCACC GTCCCTGAGGGAAGAGTGGTCACGCTCAACTTCCGCCTGTTCGACCTGGAGGCCGACTCACAGTGCCGCTACGACTATCTGGACGTGTACGGCAGCCACTCGGCGCTGGGGAAGAAGCTGGGCCGTTTCTGCGGAACCTTCCGGCCCGGGAATCTCATTTCCTCCACAAACACCATGATGCTGGAGATGGTGACAGACGGGGAGACGCAGAGCACTGGATTTGTGGCCTTTTTCAAAGCCACCCAACCCTATG AATCGCAGATCTGCGGTGGAAAGATGACAAAAAGCCAAGGAGAGATCAAGACGCCAAACTGGCCCGACGGGAAGTACCCTCTCGGGGTCAGCTGCTCCTGGCTGGTCACCGTGTCGCCCGATGAG GTGATCCAGGTGAAGTTTGAGAAGTTCGTGCTGGAGGGCGACAGCGAGTGTCGCTTTGACTTTGTGGCGTTCTTCAACGGCAAAGATACAGACGATTCACGTCTGATTGGGAAATTCTGCGGCGATCAAACCCCAGA AACCATCATCACCAGCACCAACGAGCTGCTGGTCCAGTTTGTGTCCGACTACAGCGTCCCATCAGACGGCTTCCTCGCCTCCTACACCAGCCTCCCCCGTGGCTCCCAACCCCCCGCGGTGGGGTCCGGAGCCAGACCTGTCCCCTCAAAACCTGTTGTTAGACCCGTCGCCACGGTGAAACCTCCCatccccaccaccaccaccactgcCCCACCTCCCCCCACCAAGCCCGTAAGAACCAATCAGAGAAACAGAGGTCAAGACCGAAGGGTGACCCCCCCCAGGCCAAACGGGAAGAAGCCCA ATCCTCAGAACCCTCCGTGTCCCAAAACCTGCAAAAGAAACGGAACCGTGAAGACCAGCTTCTGCGCCAGTGAATTTG tgataaCAGGTCAGGTGACCTCCATGGGTCCCGGGCCCAGAGGAACTCTGGTCATCAATGTCACCCtcattaaagcttttaaagcaGGACGACTTACCATCACGCAAGTGGGAGAAACCATGGCGGTGAAGCTGGTGTCCCGGTGCAAGAAATGCCCCCTGTTCCGCCGAG GTGGCAGCTACATCATCATGGGTCAGGTGGACGAGGAGGGGCGCGGCACGCTGGAACCTGGTGCATTCACGGCTCCATACAAAGCTCCTCACCAGAACTTACTGATGAACATCAGCCGGCAGCCGTGTTAA
- the tmem88a gene encoding transmembrane protein 88, protein MSLSRSGTLEKTASEPARSEARSASRAGSGVVVPPPYSLGGSEVADAPLELRGSLDCWACSVLVTAQNLLIALINGALASVLFGVILTPALTMIIFGFLCHSTVQPSGTSLFCSDLLDDTACVALLVVGFLLLTPLLVLALAAYCRLARHLQLGMCFIPYSRAVYKNLPAAPRQRRPSGPGGCWGHQQGKERDGKGSVWV, encoded by the exons ATGAGTCTGTCACGGAGCGGGACGCTGGAGAAGACGGCGTCCGAGCCGGCCCGCTCTGAGGCCCGCTCTGCCTCCAGAGCGGGGTCAGGGGTCGTGGTGCCCCCTCCCTACTCGCTGGGCGGCAGCGAGGTGGCGGACGCGCCCCTGGAGCTGCGGGGGTCCCTGGACTGCTGGGCCTGCTCCGTGCTGGTCACCGCGCAGAACCTGCTCATCGCCCTGATCAACGGCGCCCTGGCCAGCGTTCTGTTCGGCGTCATCCTCACCCCCGCCCTCACCATGATCATATTTGGCTTCCTCTGCCACTCCACG GTCCAGCCCAGTGGCACGTCCCTGTTCTGCTCGGACCTGCTGGACGACACGGCCTGCGTGGCGCTGCTGGTGGTGGGCTTCCTGCTGCTGACCCCCCTGCTGGTCCTGGCCCTCGCCGCCTACTGCCGCCTGGCCCGCCACCTCCAGCTGGGCATGTGCTTCATCCCTTACAGCCGCGCCGTCTACAAGAACCTGCCCGCTGCCCCGCGCCAGAGGAGGCCCAGCGGGCCCGGGGGCTGCTGGGGGCATCAGCAGGGGAAGGAGCGGGACGGGAAGGGCAGCGTCTGGGTTTAG